Proteins found in one Desulfovibrio porci genomic segment:
- the hpsH gene encoding (2S)-3-sulfopropanediol dehydratase activating enzyme, whose translation MCLEDDEQRDLEQRGIVFNIQKYSVHDGPGIRTIVFLKGCALSCHWCSNPESQNPRPELAYNAGRCLELDKCGHCVTACERGAVSHGRDGKPVIDRSLCAGCAMPCAEACPAQGLLIYGKQRSVDDVLCSVEQDAAFYSRSGGGMTLSGGEPLLQADFAVALLRQARARRLKTAVETCGMVPATSVRAVARYLNYVLFDIKHMDSAAHEARTGRPNTRILENFRILAEEFPDVPILARTPVIPGFNDSEEAIAAIAAFLKPFERVRYEMLPYHRLGTQKYHFLDRRPPMGDVTLDKAVMSRLQGVALDILGSRVQIPR comes from the coding sequence ATGTGCCTGGAAGACGACGAGCAGCGGGATCTCGAACAGCGGGGCATTGTCTTCAATATTCAGAAATATTCGGTGCATGACGGACCCGGCATCAGGACCATCGTGTTCCTCAAGGGCTGCGCGCTGTCCTGTCACTGGTGCAGCAATCCCGAATCCCAGAACCCGCGCCCCGAGCTGGCCTACAATGCCGGGCGCTGTCTGGAACTGGACAAGTGCGGCCATTGCGTCACGGCCTGTGAGCGCGGGGCCGTCAGCCACGGCAGGGACGGCAAGCCCGTCATTGACCGTTCCCTCTGCGCGGGCTGTGCAATGCCCTGCGCGGAGGCCTGTCCGGCCCAGGGCCTGCTGATCTACGGCAAACAGCGCAGTGTGGACGATGTGCTTTGCTCCGTGGAGCAGGACGCGGCTTTTTATTCCCGTTCCGGCGGCGGCATGACCCTGTCCGGCGGCGAACCCCTGTTGCAGGCGGATTTTGCCGTGGCCCTGCTGCGCCAGGCCCGCGCCCGGCGGCTCAAAACCGCCGTGGAAACCTGCGGCATGGTGCCCGCAACCAGCGTCCGGGCCGTAGCCCGGTATCTGAATTACGTCCTGTTCGACATCAAGCACATGGACAGCGCCGCGCACGAGGCCCGGACCGGCCGCCCCAATACGCGCATTCTGGAGAACTTCCGTATTCTGGCCGAGGAATTCCCGGATGTGCCCATCCTGGCGCGCACCCCGGTGATTCCGGGCTTCAACGACAGCGAAGAGGCCATTGCCGCCATCGCCGCCTTTCTGAAGCCGTTTGAGCGGGTCCGGTATGAAATGCTGCCGTACCACCGCCTGGGCACGCAGAAATACCATTTTCTGGACCGCAGGCCGCCCATGGGCGACGTGACGCTGGACAAGGCCGTCATGTCCCGCCTGCAAGGCGTGGCGCTGGACATTCTGGGGTCGAGAGTGCAGATTCCCCGGTAA
- the aat gene encoding leucyl/phenylalanyl-tRNA--protein transferase: MRGVFAELAAQFPPPKTARADGLLCAGGDLRPERLLAAYSRGIFPWYEKGLPILWWAPDPRCVLPLESFRLPSRSARALRRRPFELTLDAAFGQVIRACAGPRAAGNGTWLTAEMIAAYERLHALGYAHSVEAWRDGSLAGGLYGVALGRAFFGESMFHRASEASRAALAGLVALLRLRGADLLDCQQQTPHIMRMGGVMLPRASFLERLARALAADGAGEPDGRQAETVPWAPWKTGYAYSAISGSWTARS; encoded by the coding sequence ATGCGCGGCGTGTTCGCGGAGCTGGCCGCGCAATTTCCGCCGCCGAAAACCGCCCGCGCGGACGGACTGCTCTGCGCGGGCGGCGATCTGCGGCCCGAACGCCTGTTGGCGGCCTACAGCCGGGGGATCTTTCCCTGGTATGAAAAGGGGCTGCCCATTCTCTGGTGGGCGCCGGACCCTCGTTGCGTGTTGCCCCTGGAGTCCTTCCGTCTGCCGTCCCGCAGCGCCCGCGCATTGCGCCGCCGCCCCTTTGAGCTTACTCTGGACGCGGCCTTCGGTCAGGTCATCCGGGCCTGCGCCGGACCACGCGCGGCCGGAAACGGCACCTGGCTCACGGCGGAGATGATCGCGGCCTATGAGCGTCTGCACGCCTTGGGCTACGCCCATTCCGTGGAGGCCTGGCGGGACGGCTCTCTGGCCGGAGGACTGTACGGCGTGGCCTTGGGCCGGGCCTTTTTCGGCGAATCCATGTTTCACCGCGCGTCCGAGGCATCCCGCGCGGCTCTGGCCGGGCTGGTGGCGCTGTTGCGGCTGCGCGGAGCGGATCTGCTGGATTGCCAGCAACAGACCCCGCACATCATGCGGATGGGCGGGGTCATGTTGCCGAGAGCGTCTTTTCTGGAACGGCTGGCGCGGGCGCTGGCCGCCGATGGGGCAGGAGAACCGGACGGGCGGCAGGCGGAAACCGTCCCCTGGGCTCCCTGGAAAACGGGCTACGCCTATTCCGCCATCAGCGGCTCGTGGACGGCCAGATCGTAA
- the radA gene encoding DNA repair protein RadA → MAKTREIYLCSVCGAQTLQWRGQCPNCHEWNTLEASAQSRPAAGRRAAASSGPGGADRPVPLRDVADAGHTPYGSGLKALDRVLGKGLVPGAAILVGGEPGIGKSTLLLQVAGLVAAQGKPVLYASGEESLPQIKARGERLNMLDPNLLALATSRVEDVLDALNGGASTPALVVVDSVQTLTSLEADGLPGNVSQVRAVATALLEACRRSGCTLILVGHVTKDGVLAGPRLLEHMVDTVISLEGDRRQMFRLLRVFKNRFGPNEELLVFRMGERGMQVVDDPSTFFLGARDASLSGTAVVMAVDGQRPLAVEVQALVARTFLSIPRRAALGFDANRLHLLLAVLEKRLKLNFGQVDIYAKVGGGMRLQEPGLDLALVAAVLSSYYDVPLPEKCVLWGEVDLNGQVRPVAAQDLRLSQARRLGFEPIVYPDGGAGNGKEKGGIATIAALQQRLFRRQ, encoded by the coding sequence ATGGCTAAAACGCGCGAAATCTATCTCTGTTCAGTATGCGGAGCCCAGACTCTGCAATGGCGTGGCCAGTGCCCCAACTGCCACGAGTGGAATACTCTTGAGGCCTCGGCCCAGTCCCGTCCGGCGGCTGGCCGCCGGGCCGCCGCGTCTTCCGGTCCCGGCGGGGCCGACCGCCCTGTGCCCCTGCGCGATGTGGCTGACGCCGGACACACCCCCTACGGCAGCGGACTCAAGGCTCTGGACCGTGTGCTGGGCAAGGGTCTGGTGCCGGGCGCGGCCATCCTGGTGGGCGGCGAGCCGGGCATCGGCAAATCCACCCTGCTGTTGCAGGTGGCCGGGCTGGTGGCGGCCCAGGGCAAGCCGGTGCTCTATGCCAGCGGCGAGGAATCCCTGCCGCAGATCAAGGCTAGGGGCGAGCGGCTCAATATGCTGGACCCCAACCTTCTGGCGCTGGCCACTTCCAGGGTGGAAGACGTGCTGGACGCTCTCAACGGCGGAGCCTCGACGCCCGCCCTGGTGGTCGTGGATTCGGTGCAGACCCTGACCAGTCTGGAGGCCGACGGCCTGCCCGGCAACGTCAGCCAGGTGCGCGCCGTGGCCACGGCCCTGCTGGAGGCCTGCCGCCGTTCAGGCTGCACTCTGATTCTGGTGGGCCACGTGACCAAGGACGGCGTTCTGGCCGGGCCGCGTCTGCTGGAGCACATGGTGGACACGGTCATCTCGCTGGAAGGGGACCGCCGTCAGATGTTCCGTCTGCTGCGCGTGTTCAAGAACCGTTTCGGCCCCAATGAGGAATTGCTGGTCTTCCGCATGGGAGAGCGCGGCATGCAGGTGGTGGACGATCCCTCCACCTTTTTTCTGGGGGCGCGCGACGCTTCGTTGTCCGGCACCGCCGTGGTCATGGCCGTGGACGGGCAGCGCCCGCTGGCCGTGGAGGTTCAGGCCCTGGTGGCGCGGACCTTCCTGAGCATCCCGCGCCGCGCCGCGCTGGGTTTTGACGCCAACCGCCTGCATCTGCTTCTGGCCGTGCTGGAAAAGCGGCTCAAGCTCAATTTTGGTCAGGTGGACATTTACGCCAAGGTGGGCGGCGGCATGCGTCTGCAGGAGCCCGGCCTGGACCTGGCCTTGGTGGCCGCCGTGCTGTCCTCCTATTATGACGTGCCCCTGCCGGAAAAGTGCGTGCTCTGGGGCGAGGTGGATCTCAACGGCCAGGTGCGGCCCGTGGCCGCGCAGGATCTGCGCCTTTCGCAGGCCCGGCGGCTGGGCTTCGAGCCTATAGTCTATCCTGACGGCGGAGCGGGCAACGGCAAGGAGAAAGGCGGCATTGCCACTATCGCGGCCCTGCAACAGCGTTTGTTCCGCCGCCAGTGA
- the clpA gene encoding ATP-dependent Clp protease ATP-binding subunit ClpA, translated as MLSKSVQSVLRDALMEVQRRRHDLLTVEHVLYALTNSMKGRVILEGSGASVAVLREQLEGFFRTELEVVDQPGKYEVTQTDGVQRVLERALNHIRSAGRDVVELGDLLIAIMDEEESYALFFLRRQGVERLDVLTFISHGLGEGGGSRGVEESGTGEADDGASGGTRAAKGDPLAQYTVDLTARAREGKIDPLVGREQELDRAIEVLCRRRKNNPLFVGDPGVGKTALAEGLALRIAEGRVPEMFADTKLFALDMGLVLAGTRYRGDFEGRLKAIVQALKAMPEAILFIDEIHTIVGAGSTSGGSMDASNLLKPALASGEIRCIGSTTYEEFRNHLEKDRALARRFQRIDLREPDVTDCLAILQGLEGRYAEHHRVRYSPAVLKAMVELSARHVRDRLLPDKAIDVMDETGAAVRLRQSGPSETAPSASGREARPAVSMADVERVVARMAGIPIRTVSGRERARLASLERDLKHLVFGQEEAIELTVRAILRARAGLGQEQRPAGAFLFYGPTGVGKTEVARSLAKLMGVEFLRYDMSEYMEKHSVSRLIGSPPGYVGFDQGGLLTEAVRKAPYSVVLLDEVEKAHPDIFNVLLQVMDYATLTDNTGRKTDFSNVILIMTSNAGAFDMSRSAIGFGQAAPEDAARKGLKAVENLFTPEFRNRLDAMVPFRSLSQEMMLRIVDKFLAEIRATLAQRNVTLSVTDKARQWLARKGFDPAMGARPLRRLLRNELEDRLAHELLFGSLKKGGSARLTLKDDALALMPTASPRAKAARQSVEA; from the coding sequence ATGCTGAGTAAAAGCGTGCAAAGCGTCCTGCGGGACGCCCTTATGGAAGTGCAGCGGCGCAGGCATGATCTGCTGACGGTGGAACATGTGCTCTACGCCCTGACCAACAGCATGAAAGGCCGGGTCATTCTGGAAGGCAGCGGGGCCAGCGTGGCCGTGCTGCGTGAGCAGTTGGAAGGCTTTTTCCGTACGGAACTGGAAGTGGTGGACCAGCCCGGCAAATATGAAGTCACCCAGACCGACGGCGTGCAACGCGTGCTGGAGCGCGCGCTCAACCACATCCGCTCGGCGGGCCGCGACGTTGTGGAACTGGGCGATCTGCTCATCGCCATCATGGACGAGGAGGAAAGCTACGCGCTCTTCTTCCTGCGCAGGCAGGGCGTGGAGCGTCTGGACGTGCTGACCTTCATCTCCCACGGCCTGGGCGAGGGCGGCGGCTCGCGCGGCGTGGAGGAAAGCGGAACCGGAGAGGCGGACGACGGCGCGTCAGGCGGAACCCGCGCGGCCAAGGGCGACCCTCTGGCCCAGTATACCGTGGATCTCACGGCCCGCGCCAGAGAAGGCAAGATCGATCCCCTTGTGGGCCGTGAGCAGGAACTGGACCGCGCCATTGAGGTGCTCTGTCGCCGCCGCAAGAACAATCCGCTCTTTGTGGGCGATCCGGGCGTGGGCAAAACCGCCCTTGCCGAGGGTCTGGCCTTGCGCATCGCCGAGGGCCGGGTGCCGGAAATGTTCGCCGACACCAAACTGTTCGCGCTGGACATGGGCCTGGTGCTGGCCGGCACCCGTTACCGCGGCGACTTCGAGGGGCGGCTCAAGGCCATTGTGCAGGCCCTCAAGGCCATGCCGGAGGCCATCCTGTTCATTGACGAAATCCATACGATAGTGGGGGCCGGTTCCACGTCCGGCGGTTCCATGGACGCCTCCAATCTGCTCAAACCGGCTCTGGCCAGCGGCGAAATCCGTTGCATCGGCTCCACCACCTATGAGGAGTTCCGCAATCATCTGGAAAAGGACCGCGCCCTGGCCCGACGCTTCCAGCGCATTGACCTGCGTGAGCCCGACGTTACGGACTGTCTGGCTATTCTTCAGGGGCTGGAAGGGCGCTACGCCGAGCACCACCGGGTGCGCTACAGCCCCGCTGTCCTTAAGGCGATGGTTGAACTTTCCGCGCGTCATGTGCGGGACCGCCTACTGCCGGACAAGGCCATTGACGTCATGGATGAAACCGGGGCCGCCGTGCGCCTGCGGCAGAGCGGCCCGTCCGAAACCGCCCCATCCGCGTCAGGCAGGGAGGCGCGACCGGCTGTGAGCATGGCCGATGTGGAGCGGGTGGTGGCTCGTATGGCGGGCATCCCCATCCGCACGGTGTCCGGGCGGGAGCGCGCGCGTCTGGCCAGTCTTGAGCGGGACTTGAAGCATCTGGTCTTCGGCCAGGAGGAAGCCATTGAGCTCACCGTGCGGGCTATTTTGCGCGCCCGCGCCGGACTCGGGCAGGAACAGCGCCCGGCAGGGGCCTTTCTGTTCTACGGTCCCACGGGCGTGGGCAAAACCGAGGTGGCCCGCAGCCTGGCCAAACTCATGGGCGTGGAGTTCCTGCGCTACGACATGAGCGAATACATGGAAAAGCATTCCGTGTCCCGCCTGATCGGTTCGCCTCCGGGGTACGTGGGCTTTGACCAGGGCGGCCTGCTCACCGAAGCGGTGCGCAAGGCCCCGTATTCCGTGGTTCTGCTGGACGAAGTGGAAAAAGCACACCCGGACATCTTTAATGTATTGCTTCAGGTTATGGACTACGCGACCCTCACGGACAACACGGGCCGCAAAACCGATTTCTCGAACGTCATCCTGATCATGACCTCCAATGCCGGGGCCTTCGATATGTCGCGCTCGGCCATCGGCTTTGGTCAGGCCGCGCCCGAAGACGCGGCCCGCAAGGGGCTGAAGGCTGTGGAAAACCTGTTTACGCCCGAGTTCCGCAACCGTCTGGACGCCATGGTGCCCTTCCGCAGTCTGTCGCAGGAAATGATGCTGCGCATCGTGGACAAGTTCCTGGCCGAGATCCGCGCCACCCTGGCCCAGCGCAATGTCACGCTGAGCGTGACGGACAAGGCCCGGCAGTGGCTGGCGCGCAAGGGCTTTGATCCGGCCATGGGCGCGCGCCCCCTGCGCCGCCTGCTGCGCAATGAGCTTGAGGACCGTCTGGCCCACGAGCTTCTGTTCGGTTCGCTGAAAAAGGGCGGCAGCGCCCGCCTGACGCTCAAGGATGATGCCCTGGCGCTGATGCCGACCGCCTCGCCCCGCGCCAAAGCCGCGCGGCAGAGCGTGGAGGCCTGA
- a CDS encoding sigma-54 interaction domain-containing protein, which translates to MTCRSAELLSRYVERILDALPDGVFISDVSGTALYINRMYEQLTGLKQESVQGRNVRSLVEEGVFDHILNPEIVRTGKPATHVQQLKNGKKLVLSGFPVFDEGGSIRLVVTFARDITLLANLQEQVAGQCRLIDQINDQLAHMAHESRPQEPVYASPVMAETVSLLRRFAATDATVLILGETGAGKDVFARLTHSLSRRNDKIMLKVDCGGISETLTESELFGYLPGAFTGASSKGKAGYFEIADGSTIFLDEVGELPLSMQTRLLRVLQDGEIMRVGSSSPRKVDVRVIAATNRNLAESVEAGTFRRDLYYRLNVATLRIPPLRERPEDVRPLAEHFLHQYTAKYRKVLAFMGVTLDMMSAYAWPGNVRELQNLVHSLVITLNGPLISPRDLPAQISGVNRDISSYSEEILAARRPLKEIMAEMERDFLLKAIEAHGSVQKVAELFQVNRSTIFRKLQSGRQA; encoded by the coding sequence ATGACCTGCCGCTCCGCGGAACTTCTCTCCAGATATGTCGAGCGCATTCTTGACGCCCTGCCTGACGGGGTGTTTATTTCCGACGTTTCGGGCACGGCCTTGTACATCAACCGCATGTATGAGCAGCTTACCGGCCTGAAGCAGGAGAGCGTACAGGGCAGAAACGTGCGTTCCCTGGTGGAGGAGGGGGTTTTCGACCATATCCTCAACCCGGAGATCGTGCGCACGGGCAAGCCCGCCACCCATGTGCAGCAGCTCAAGAACGGCAAAAAGCTGGTGCTTTCCGGCTTTCCGGTTTTTGACGAGGGCGGGAGCATCCGCCTGGTGGTCACCTTCGCGCGGGATATCACCCTGCTGGCAAACCTCCAGGAGCAGGTGGCGGGACAGTGTCGCCTCATCGACCAGATCAACGACCAGCTGGCCCACATGGCCCATGAAAGCCGACCACAGGAGCCGGTCTACGCCAGTCCGGTCATGGCTGAAACCGTGTCGCTGCTGCGGCGCTTCGCGGCCACGGACGCCACGGTGCTGATTCTGGGCGAAACCGGCGCGGGCAAGGATGTCTTTGCCCGCCTGACCCACAGCCTGAGCCGCCGCAACGACAAGATCATGCTCAAGGTCGACTGCGGCGGCATTTCCGAAACCCTGACCGAGTCCGAGCTTTTCGGCTATCTGCCCGGCGCGTTCACCGGGGCGTCCAGCAAAGGTAAGGCCGGGTATTTTGAAATCGCGGACGGCAGCACCATTTTTCTGGACGAGGTGGGCGAACTGCCCCTGTCCATGCAGACCCGCCTGCTGCGCGTGCTCCAAGACGGGGAGATCATGCGGGTGGGCTCGTCCAGTCCGCGCAAGGTGGATGTGCGGGTCATCGCGGCCACCAACCGCAACCTGGCCGAAAGCGTGGAGGCCGGTACCTTCCGTCGCGATCTCTATTACCGGCTCAATGTGGCTACCCTGCGCATTCCGCCCCTGCGCGAGCGTCCCGAGGACGTGCGCCCCCTGGCCGAGCATTTTCTGCACCAGTACACGGCCAAATACCGCAAGGTTCTGGCCTTCATGGGCGTGACTCTGGACATGATGAGCGCCTATGCCTGGCCCGGCAACGTGCGCGAACTCCAGAATCTGGTCCACAGCCTGGTGATCACGCTCAACGGGCCGCTGATCTCGCCCCGGGATCTGCCCGCGCAGATCTCCGGCGTGAACCGCGACATCTCTTCCTACTCCGAGGAAATCCTGGCCGCCCGACGACCCCTGAAGGAAATCATGGCTGAAATGGAGCGGGATTTTCTGCTCAAGGCCATTGAGGCGCATGGCTCGGTGCAGAAAGTGGCCGAGCTTTTTCAGGTCAACCGCAGCACCATCTTCCGCAAACTCCAGAGCGGACGGCAGGCCTGA
- the clpS gene encoding ATP-dependent Clp protease adapter ClpS translates to MPLSHQGETDGESRTIVAGKLKEPDRYRVLLHNDDYTSMDFVVNILCGVFHKPLEEATAIMLAVHQRGVGQCGIYTREVAEAKVSRVHREARVAGFPLKCTMEKIH, encoded by the coding sequence ATGCCGTTGTCTCATCAGGGCGAAACCGACGGAGAAAGCCGGACCATTGTGGCCGGGAAGCTCAAGGAGCCGGACCGCTACCGTGTTCTGCTGCATAACGACGATTACACCAGCATGGATTTTGTGGTGAACATCCTCTGTGGCGTGTTCCACAAGCCGCTGGAAGAAGCCACGGCCATTATGCTGGCCGTACACCAGCGCGGCGTGGGGCAGTGCGGCATTTATACCCGCGAAGTGGCCGAAGCCAAGGTCAGCCGCGTCCATCGGGAGGCGCGCGTTGCGGGTTTTCCCCTCAAATGCACCATGGAAAAAATTCATTGA
- a CDS encoding class IV adenylate cyclase translates to MPLEVERKYLNVDFATLRRALHDLGARNLGAHFESNWVFDTPDAQLFASGRLLRLRLQEWPDVTRHVLTLKLPAPQNGQFKVREERELEVADGAVMRAVLKGLGYAVGARYEKVREPWFFEDVEVELDALPFADVVELEGEAGHIDRVAARLGLDKAEISTKSYHQLHQEWRRLHNLPPDLSFVFDAEQRRRCRRELGLADTEPRGGKSGTAAKA, encoded by the coding sequence ATGCCCCTGGAAGTGGAACGCAAATATCTGAACGTGGATTTCGCAACGCTGCGCCGGGCGCTGCACGATCTGGGGGCGCGCAATCTGGGCGCGCATTTTGAAAGCAACTGGGTTTTTGATACGCCCGACGCGCAGTTGTTCGCCAGCGGGCGTCTGCTGCGCCTGCGCCTGCAGGAATGGCCGGACGTCACGCGCCATGTGCTGACCCTCAAGCTGCCCGCGCCGCAGAACGGACAGTTCAAGGTGCGCGAGGAACGCGAACTGGAAGTGGCCGACGGCGCGGTCATGCGCGCCGTGCTGAAGGGCTTGGGCTACGCTGTGGGCGCGCGTTACGAGAAGGTGCGCGAGCCGTGGTTTTTTGAGGATGTGGAAGTGGAACTGGACGCGCTGCCCTTCGCCGATGTGGTGGAACTGGAGGGCGAAGCCGGGCATATTGACCGGGTTGCCGCGCGTCTGGGGCTTGACAAGGCCGAAATAAGCACCAAAAGTTATCATCAGCTGCATCAGGAATGGCGCCGCCTGCACAACCTGCCCCCGGATCTTTCTTTTGTGTTCGACGCGGAGCAACGGCGCCGCTGCCGGCGGGAACTGGGCCTCGCGGATACGGAACCGCGGGGCGGCAAGTCCGGAACAGCAGCCAAGGCCTGA
- the uvrB gene encoding excinuclease ABC subunit UvrB translates to MEDNATIPFSLQTDYTPMGDQPEAIAALAENILSGVPAQVLLGVTGSGKTFTMANVIARCNRPALVLAPNKTLAAQLYNEFRELFPRNAVEYFVSYYDYYQPEAYVPASDTYIEKDSSINDNIDKLRHAATHALLTRRDVVIVASVSCIYGLGSPEYYAKMVIPVEVGQRLPMDDLIGRLVEVHYERNDYDFHRGTFRVRGDALEIIPAYHHERALRLEFFGDDIDAIREIDPLTGEVLAEVGKTVLYPASHFVSAQDNLKRAAGDIRDELAARLTAFKEHGKLVEAQRLEQRTQLDLEMIEELGYCNGIENYTRHLDGRKPGEPPSCLLNYFPRDFLLFIDESHITVPQVGGMYKGDRSRKQTLVDYGFRLPSALDNRPLQFDEFTSLLNQVVYVSATPGRYELDQAQGIVAEQIIRPTGLVDPEVEIRPVKGQMEDLLSECRARVTRGERVLVTTLTKRMAEDLTEYCCNMGVKARYLHSDIETLERLQIIRALRTGEFDVLVGINLLREGLDIPEVSLVCILDADKEGFLRSTGSLIQTFGRAARNARGRVILYADKVTASMKAAMDETARRRARQTAYNEEHCITPRSTTKSLESPLDTLYVDNDAAKGRGRGKDKAKAAADAAPLTAEDTAALVLKLEKEMRQAARDLEFEKAAELRDRIRALRARLIALPE, encoded by the coding sequence ATGGAAGATAACGCAACCATTCCCTTCAGTTTGCAGACCGACTACACGCCCATGGGCGATCAGCCCGAGGCCATTGCCGCGCTGGCCGAGAATATCCTGTCCGGCGTTCCGGCCCAGGTGCTGCTGGGCGTGACCGGTTCGGGCAAGACCTTCACCATGGCCAACGTGATCGCCCGCTGCAACCGCCCGGCCCTGGTCCTCGCGCCCAACAAAACTCTGGCGGCCCAGCTCTACAATGAGTTTCGCGAACTTTTTCCGCGCAACGCCGTGGAATATTTCGTGAGTTATTACGACTACTACCAGCCCGAGGCCTATGTACCGGCTTCGGACACCTATATTGAAAAAGATTCCTCCATCAACGACAATATCGACAAGTTGCGCCACGCGGCCACCCATGCCCTGCTGACCCGGCGCGACGTGGTCATTGTGGCCTCGGTGTCCTGCATCTACGGTCTGGGTTCGCCGGAATACTACGCCAAGATGGTCATTCCCGTGGAAGTGGGGCAGCGCCTGCCCATGGACGACCTGATCGGCCGCCTGGTGGAAGTGCATTACGAGCGCAACGATTACGACTTCCACCGCGGCACCTTCCGCGTGCGCGGCGACGCCCTGGAAATCATTCCGGCCTATCACCATGAACGGGCGTTGCGTCTGGAATTTTTTGGCGACGATATCGACGCCATACGCGAAATCGACCCGCTCACCGGCGAGGTGCTGGCCGAGGTGGGGAAAACCGTGCTCTATCCGGCCAGCCACTTTGTTTCGGCCCAGGATAATCTGAAGCGCGCCGCCGGCGACATTCGCGACGAGCTGGCCGCGCGCCTCACGGCCTTCAAGGAACACGGCAAGCTGGTGGAAGCCCAGCGCCTGGAACAGCGCACCCAGCTGGATCTGGAGATGATTGAAGAGCTGGGCTATTGCAACGGCATCGAAAACTATACCCGCCACCTGGACGGCCGCAAGCCCGGCGAACCGCCGTCCTGTCTGCTCAATTACTTTCCGCGCGACTTTCTGCTGTTCATCGACGAATCGCACATCACCGTGCCCCAGGTGGGCGGCATGTACAAGGGCGACCGTTCGCGCAAGCAAACCCTGGTGGACTACGGCTTCCGCCTGCCCTCGGCCCTGGACAACCGGCCTTTGCAGTTTGACGAATTCACCTCTCTGCTCAATCAGGTGGTGTACGTTTCGGCCACGCCGGGTCGCTACGAGCTGGATCAGGCCCAGGGCATTGTGGCCGAACAGATCATCCGTCCCACCGGCCTGGTGGACCCGGAAGTGGAAATCCGCCCGGTCAAGGGCCAGATGGAGGATCTGCTCAGCGAGTGCCGGGCCAGGGTCACGCGCGGCGAGCGCGTGCTGGTGACCACCCTGACCAAGCGCATGGCCGAGGATCTCACCGAATACTGCTGCAATATGGGCGTCAAGGCGCGCTATCTGCATTCGGATATCGAAACCCTGGAGCGCCTGCAGATCATCCGGGCCTTGCGCACGGGCGAATTCGACGTCCTGGTGGGCATCAACCTGTTGCGTGAGGGCCTGGACATCCCGGAAGTCTCCCTGGTTTGCATTCTGGATGCGGACAAGGAGGGTTTTCTGCGCTCCACCGGTTCGTTGATCCAGACTTTCGGCCGCGCCGCGCGTAACGCCCGGGGCCGGGTGATCCTGTACGCCGACAAGGTGACGGCCTCCATGAAGGCGGCCATGGACGAGACGGCCCGCCGCCGCGCCAGGCAGACGGCCTACAACGAAGAGCACTGCATCACGCCCCGCAGCACCACAAAAAGTCTTGAATCTCCGCTGGATACTCTGTATGTGGATAACGATGCGGCCAAGGGCCGGGGACGCGGCAAAGACAAGGCCAAGGCCGCTGCCGACGCCGCGCCGCTCACCGCCGAGGATACGGCGGCCCTTGTGCTCAAGCTGGAAAAGGAAATGCGCCAGGCCGCGCGCGATCTGGAATTTGAAAAGGCCGCGGAACTGCGTGACCGCATCCGCGCTTTGCGCGCTCGGCTCATAGCTCTGCCCGAGTAA